One part of the Glycine max cultivar Williams 82 chromosome 14, Glycine_max_v4.0, whole genome shotgun sequence genome encodes these proteins:
- the LOC100809019 gene encoding NAC domain-containing protein 86: MAPVLPPGFRFHPTDEELVAYYLKRKINGRKIELEIIPEVDLYKCEPWDLPGKSLLPGKDLEWYFFSPRDRKYPNGSRTNRATKSGYWKATGKDRKVNSQARAVGMKKTLVYYRGRAPHGSRTNWVMHEYRLDERECETNSGLQDAYALCRVVKKTAVIPPKVGGHYVNVPNANKITSDQSSSIELYSEGRHEDLDSSNYLMSMDICSPCNMGNDQTSLTINSGMTRDLEKWSHFSSQDPLFSLPTSSSFSNFGAIAYPPSKVDIALECARMQHRFVMPPLEVDDFPQVGVSELKMAQASGSMQGSCRTETDILQEILSVAQVSQELINQSSYSQDWGGNDNYAPREDDFTFMVGTNYNHSNEMSSMRYVDKTWEDAINTRTIEIGDVDEEFKEERMVENLRWVGMSSEDLEKMQEQKIVPIEDISSFQTNREENEVQESEQQNNKEHNDTEINDFSLGFINDDDPNKNFIEDGNMDDYSSSPSFEVVEEIKVNHGMLVSTRQVVETFFHQIVPSQTVQVHLINSVMAHNHYVENAEAMLMIMENQGSLLRNKVKAYVMGKLIKPSKTIASAIVFIFAFVLMHCVYLKEEVEIWNESNNEVWFVGVKSHDEKGLSAILKKIGIFLTISLALCTMWANQNMIVNP, encoded by the exons atGGCACCTGTTTTGCCTCCCGGTTTCAGATTCCACCCTACAGACGAAGAACTTGTTGCTTACTACCTTAAAAGAAAGATTAATGGACGAAAGATTGAGTTGGAGATCATACCTGAAGTTGATCTCTATAAGTGTGAACCGTGGGACTTGCCAG GGAAATCATTGTTGCCGGGAAAGGATTTGGAGTGGTATTTCTTTAGCCCTCGAGACAGGAAGTACCCAAATGGATCAAGAACAAACCGTGCAACTAAATCTGGATACTGGAAGGCCACAGGGAAGGATAGAAAAGTAAATTCCCAGGCTCGAGCTGTAGGTATGAAGAAAACCCTAGTTTATTATCGAGGAAGAGCACCCCATGGCTCTCGTACAAATTGGGTTATGCATGAATATCGTCTTGATGAGAGAGAATGCGAAACCAATTCAGGCTTGCAG GATGCATATGCTCTTTGCCGTGTGGTCAAGAAGACTGCAGTGATTCCTCCAAAAGTTGGGGGGCACTATGTTAATGTTCCCAATGCGAACAAGATTACAAGCGATCAATCATCAAGCATTGAACTATACTCTGAAGGAAGGCACGAAGATTTAGATAGCTCAAACTATTTGATGTCCATGGATATTTGCTCACCCTGCAACATGGGAAATGATCAGACTTCTCTCACAATCAATAGTGGGATGACAAGGGATCTTGAGAAATGGTCACACTTCTCATCACAAGACCCATTATTTAGTCTTCCAACTTCTTCATCATTTTCCAATTTTGGAGCCATAGCGTACCCTCCATCCAAG GTGGATATAGCACTAGAGTGTGCAAGGATGCAGCATAGGTTTGTTATGCCTCCTTTGGAGGTGGATGACTTCCCTCAAGTTGGAGTCTCAGAGCTGAAAATGGCACAAGCCTCCGGTTCCATGCAAGGAAGCTGCAGAACTGAAACAGATATCTTGCAGGAAATTCTTTCAGTTGCTCAAGTTTCTCAGGAATTAATAAACCAATCTAGCTACTCACAAGATTGGGGTGGCAATGATAATTATGCTCCTCGTGAAGATGATTTTACCTTCATGGTTGGCACTAATTACAATCATTCAAATGAAATGAGCTCAATGAGATATGTTGACAAGACATGGGAAGATGCAATAAACACAAGGACAATAGAGATCGGAGATGTGGATGAAGAATTTAAGGAAGAGAGGATGGTAGAGAATTTAAGATGGGTTGGAATGTCAAGTGAAGATTTAGAAAAG ATGCAAGAACAAAAGATAGTCCCAATAGAGGATATTTCAAGCTTCCAAACAAACAGGGAAGAAAATGAGGTGCAAG AATCTGAGCAACAAAACAACAAGGAACACAATGACACTGAAATCAACGATTTCTCATTGGGCTTCATCAATGACGATGACCCTAACAAGAACTTCATAGAAGATGGTAACATGGACGATTATTCAAGTTCTCCTAGCTTTGAGGTCGTTGAGGAAATAAAGGTCAATCATGGAATGCTTGTTTCGACTCGTCAAGTAGTGGAGACATTCTTTCACCAAATAGTTCCTTCACAAACTGTTCAAGTTCACCTCATCAATTCAGTGATGGCACACAATCATTATGTGGAGAATGCAGAGGCAATGCTAATGATAATGGAGAACCAAGGGTCTTTATTAAGGAATAAGGTTAAGGCCTATGTGATGGGGAAGCTTATAAAGCCTTCCAAGACAATAGCAAGTGCAATTGTATTCATCTTTGCATTTGTGTTGATGCATTGTGTTTATTTGAAGGAAGAAGTGGAAATTTGGAATGAGTCAAATAATGAGGTTTGGTTTGTTGGTGTCAAAAGTCATGATGAGAAAGGACTGAGTGCGATCTTGAAGAAAATAGGCATTTTTCTCACCATATCTTTGGCTCTTTGTACCATGTGGGCTAACCAGAATATGATAGTTAACCCTTGA
- the LOC100789045 gene encoding Autophagy protein 5-like, with protein sequence MSEAQKHVWEGAIPLQIHLHESEVTTLPPPPPALVLAPRLGYLPLLISLLKPQFSSTLPPGVDTIWFEYKGLPLKWYIPTGVLFDLLCVEPERPWNLTVHFRGYPSNILLPCEGEDSVKWSFINSLKEAAYIINGNSKNVMNMSQTDQVELWGSVLNGNLETYRRVASKLKLGTFEDEYMENVSSVLIKSPQSPGDTDVTGQVKTGRIPVRLYLWTVNEEFDDFEDAPQIDNWDKVSYINRPVEIYKEDGKYFSLNDAVKRILPEFFPENSFVTEGDANINQIEEGESSSDPGSSCNTLEIAEIKFVRVQGIEPILDIPFSWVVNNLMNPEYFLHMCVCLKVSKSNAVQ encoded by the exons ATGAGTGAAGCGCAGAAGCACGTTTGGGAAGGGGCAATTCCTCTCCAGATTCACCTCCACGAATCCGAAGTCACCACTCTCCCTCCTCCTCCACCCGCTCTC GTGTTGGCACCTCGGCTAGGTTATTTGCCTTTGCTGATTTCGCTATTGAAGCCTCAGTTCAGCAGCACGCTTCCACCTGGAGTCGACACCATTTGGTTTGAGTACAAAGGCCTCCCTCTCAAGTG GTATATACCTACTGGAGTTCTTTTTGATCTTTTGTGCGTGGAGCCAGAGAGGCCGTGGAATTTAACG GTACACTTCAGAGGATATCCAAGTAATATTTTACTTCCCTGTGAAGGTGAAGACAGTGTAAAGTGGAGCTTTATTAACTCACTGAAAGAG GctgcatatataataaatggGAATAGCAAAAATGTGATGAACATGTCTCAAACTGATCAGGTGGAGCTCTGGGGCTCTGTTTTAAATG GTAATTTGGAAACTTATCGACGGGTGGCATCGAAGCTTAAGCTTGGAACTTTTGAAGATGAATATATGGAAAATGTTAGTTCAGTCTTGATTAAATCTCCACAAAGTCCAGGGGATACTGATGTTACGGGACAAGTGAAGACTG GTAGGATTCCTGTTCGTTTATATCTGTGGACTGTCAATGAGGagtttgatgattttgaagatGCTCCACAAATTGATAATTGGGACAAAGTCTCATATATCAATCGACCTGTTGAGATTTATAAGGAAGATG GTAAATACTTTAGCTTAAATGATGCAGTTAAAAGAATATTGCCCGAGTTTTTTCCGGAAAATTCCTTTGTAACTGAAGGAGATGCAAACATCAACCAAATTGAAGAGGGAGAAAGTTCATCTGATCCAGGGTCATCTTGCAACACACTTGAGATTGCTGAAATCAAATTTGTACGCGTTCAAGGAATAGAACCAATTTTAGACATACCTTTTTCTTGGGTGGTTAACAACTTGATGAATCCCGAGTATTTTCTTCATATGTGTGTTTGCTTAAAAGTTTCAAAGTCCAATGCTGTGCAATAG
- the LOC100809568 gene encoding expansin-A13, whose translation MSKMLALTVSIILIITLSSSPLVTSHYSSPSLEASPTFSEWRSARATYYAPADPRDVVGGACGYGDLVKGGYGMATVGLSEALFERGQICGACFELRCVEDMRWCIPGTSIIVTATNFCAPNYGFTSDGGGHCNPPNKHFVLPIEAFEKIAIWKAGNMPVQYRRIKCRKEGGMRFTVTGSGIFISVLISNVAGHGDVVEVKVKGSRTGWLSMGRNWGQNWHVNALLQNQPLSFEVKASDGKTVTSYNVAPKDWTFGQTFEGKQFET comes from the exons ATGTCCAAAATGTTGGCACTCACAGTATCCATTATCCTCATCATCACACTCTCTTCTTCGCCATTAGTCACCTCTCACTACTCCTCTCCTTCTCTAGAAGCCTCGCCGACCTTCTCCGAATGGCGATCCGCGCGCGCCACCTACTACGCCCCGGCGGATCCCCGCGACGTGGTGGGCGGCGCGTGCGGCTACGGCGACCTGGTCAAGGGCGGCTATGGCATGGCCACTGTGGGCCTCAGCGAGGCGCTGTTCGAGCGCGGCCAGATCTGCGGCGCGTGCTTCGAACTCCGCTGCGTCGAGGACATGCGCTGGTGCATCCCTGGCACCTCCATCATCGTCACCGCCACCAACTTCTGTGCCCCCAACTACGGCTTCACCTCCGACGGCGGCGGACACTGCAACCCTCCCAACAAACACTTCGTTCTCCCCATCGAAGCTTTTGAGAAGATCGCCATTTGGAAAGCCGGCAACATGCCCGTGCAGTATCGCAG GATAAAGTGTAGGAAGGAAGGAGGGATGCGATTTACGGTTACTGGTTCTGGAATCTTCATCTCCGTGCTGATCAGCAATGTTGCTGGCCATGGAGACGTAGTGGAGGTGAAGGTTAAAGGCTCGAGAACTGGTTGGCTTTCAATGGGTCGGAATTGGGGACAAAACTGGCATGTAAATGCGTTGCTGCAAAATCAACCCCTTTCGTTTGAGGTTAAAGCCAGTGATGGAAAAACGGTTACGTCTTACAATGTTGCTCCCAAGGATTGGACCTTTGGACAAACCTTCGAAGGCAAGCAATTTGAGACTTGA
- the LOC100788517 gene encoding glutathione S-transferase U19 — protein sequence MSKGDKVEVLDFWASPFCARVKVALEEKGVNYVASEEDLFGGKSELLLKSNPIHQRVPVLLHNDKPLAESSIIVSYIDEVWSSNPLLPTLAYDRAQARFWTDYIDKKVFETGRSIWGSNGEEREVGTRDFIEVLKHLEEALGEKNYFGGDAFGYVDIIAIGHSAWFLAYEKLGGFKVEDHSPKISAWIKRCLQRESVAKVLPDPEKVYQFVLHFRKMLGLE from the exons ATGTCAAAGGGTGACAAGGTTGAGGTTTTGGACTTCTGGGCTAGCCCATTTTGTGCAAGAGTGAAAGTTGCTTTGGAAGAGAAGGGGGTGAACTATGTAGCCAGTGAAGAGGATTTGTTTGGAGGCAAGAGTGAGCTTCTCCTGAAGTCAAATCCTATCCATCAAAGGGTTCCTGTGCTCTTGCACAATGACAAACCTCTAGCCGAGTCTTCTATCATTGTTAGCTACATTGATGAAGTCTGGTCTTCCAACCCACTGCTTCCAACTCTTGCTTATGATCGTGCCCAAGCCAGATTCTGGACTGATTACATTGACAAAAAA GTATTTGAAACCGGGAGGAGTATCTGGGGAAGCAATggagaagagagagaagtggGCACTAGGGACTTCATTGAAGTTTTAAAGCATCTTGAGGAAGCCCTAGGGGAGAAGAACTATTTTGGTGGTGATGCCTTTGGGTATGTGGACATCATAGCCATTGGTCACTCGGCTTGGTTTTTGGCTTATGAGAAGCTTGGGGGCTTCAAAGTTGAAGACCATTCACCAAAAATCTCAGCTTGGATTAAGAGGTGTTTGCAAAGGGAATCTGTTGCCAAAGTTCTGCCAGACCCTGAGAAGGTCTACCAGTTTGTCCTTCATTTCAGGAAGATGTTAGGACTTGAATAA
- the LOC100808482 gene encoding sucrose synthase 6: protein MASAPALKRTDSVVDNMPDALRQSRYHMKRCFAKYLGKGRRIMKLHHLMEEMELVIDDKSERSQVLEGILGFILSSTQEAVVDPPYVAFAIRPYPGVWEFVKVSSEDLSVEAITPTDYLKFKERVHDEKWATDENSFEADFGAFDFQIPQLTLSSSIGNGLQFTSKFLTSKLTGKLEKTQAIVDYLLTLNHQGESLMINESLNSSAKLQMALVVADAFLSGLPKDTAYQNFELRFKEWGFERGWGDTAGRVKETMRTLSEVLQAPDPVNLEKFLSSLPIIFNVVIFSVHGYFGQADVLGLPDTGGQVVYILDQVKSLEAELLLRIKQQGLNVKPQILVVTRLIPDARGTKCHQELEPISDTKHSHILRVPFQTDKGILHQWISRFDIYPYLERFTQDATAKILEFMEGKPDLVIGNYTDGNLVASLMARKLGITQGTIAHALEKTKYEDSDVKWKELDPKYHFSCQFMADTVAMNASDFIITSTYQEIAGSKDRPGQYESHAAFTLPGLCRVVSGINVFDPKFNIAAPGADQSVYFPYTEKEKRLSQFHPAIEDLLFSKVDNIEHIGYLADRRKPIIFSMARLDVVKNLTGLVEWYGKNKRLRNLVNLVIVGGFFDPSKSKDREEMAEIKNMHDLIDKYQLKGQFRWIAAQTNRYRNGELYRCIADTRGAFVQPALYEAFGLTVIEAMNCGLPTFATNQGGPAEIIVDGVSGFHIDPLNGDESSNKIADFFEKCKMNQSQWNVISAAGLQRINECYTWKIYANKMVNMGNIYTFWRQVNKEQKEAKQRYIQMFYNLIFKNLVKTVPVPSDEPQQPVGKQPSLKSRSTGRSHSRLQRLFGN from the exons ATGGCTTCTGCACCAGCCTTAAAACGCACAGATTCTGTTGTAGATAATATGCCGGATGCATTGAGGCAGAGCCGGTATCATATGAAGAGGTGCTTCGCTAAGTACCTTGGAAAGGGTAGGAGGATTATGAAACTTCATCATTTGATGGAAGAAATGGAACTAGTTATAGATGACAAAAGCGAAAGAAGTCAAGTTTTGGAGGGCATTCTTGGCTTCATACTTAGCTCCACACAG GAAGCTGTTGTTGATCCACCATATGTTGCCTTTGCAATAAGGCCTTATCCAGGAGTTTGGGAATTTGTAAAAGTGAGTTCTGAGGACCTTTCTGTTGAGGCTATTACCCCCACAGACTACCTCAAATTCAAGGAAAGGGTACACGATGAAAAATG GGCAACCGATGAGAACTCATTTGAAGCAGACTTTGGAGCATTTGATTTCCAAATTCCTCAGTTAACCCTCTCTTCTTCAATTGGAAATGGACTCCAATTTACTTCCAAATTCTTAACTTCAAAGTTAACTGGGAAATTGGAGAAAACACAGGCTATAGTGGACTACTTGTTAACACTGAATCATCAGGGAGAA AGTCTGATGATAAATGAAAGTCTGAACTCCTCTGCAAAGCTCCAGATGGCACTTGTAGTGGCTGATGCATTCCTCTCAGGACTTCCCAAAGACACTGCATATCAGAATTTTGAACTTAG GTTTAAGGAATGGGGGTTTGAGAGAGGATGGGGAGATACTGCAGGAAGAGTGAAGGAGACAATGAGAACTCTATCAGAAGTACTCCAAGCACCAGACCCAGTGAACTTGGAGAAATTTTTAAGCAGCTTACCAATAATATTCAATGTAGTCATCTTCTCTGTTCATGGTTATTTTGGGCAAGCAGATGTCCTTGGCTTGCCAGACACAGGTGGCCAG GTAGTTTACATATTGGACCAAGTCAAGTCTTTGGAAGCAGAGTTGCTTCTGAGAATCAAGCAACAAGGGCTAAATGTGAAACCTCAAATTCTTGTG GTAACAAGGCTCATTCCTGATGCTCGGGGAACCAAGTGCCACCAAGAGTTGGAACCAATCAGTGATACCAAGCACTCCCACATTCTACGTGTGCCTTTTCAGACAGATAAAGGAATCCTGCATCAATGGATTTCTCGCTTCGACATTTACCCCTATCTTGAGAGGTTTACTCAG GATGCAACAGCCAAGATTCTTGAGTTCATGGAAGGGAAACCAGATCTAGTTATTGGAAATTACACTGATGGAAATTTGGTAGCATCACTAATGGCTAGAAAACTTGGGATAACTCAG GGAACTATAGCACATGCTTTAGAGAAGACCAAGTATGAAGACTCAGATGTCAAGTGGAAAGAGTTGGACCCCAAGTACCACTTCTCGTGTCAATTCATGGCGGATACAGTGGCAATGAATGCATCTGATTTCATCATAACCAGCACATACCAGGAAATTGCTGGAAG CAAAGATAGACCTGGACAATATGAAAGCCATGCTGCATTTACCCTCCCAGGGCTGTGTAGGGTTGTTTCAGGGATAAACGTGTTTGATCCGAAGTTCAACATAGCCGCGCCAGGAGCTGACCAGTCTGTGTATTTCCCTTAtacagagaaagaaaaaaggctCTCTCAATTTCACCCTGCCATTGAGGACCTTCTCTTTAGTAAAGTGGACAACATTGAGCATAT TGGATATCTAGCTGATAGGAGGAAGCCAATCATCTTCTCAATGGCAAGGCTTGATGTTGTGAAGAACTTAACCGGGTTAGTTGAATGGTATGGCAAGAACAAGAGACTGAGAAATTTGGTGAACCTTGTCATAGTAGGAGGCTTCTTTGAcccttcaaaatcaaaagataggGAGGAAATggcagaaataaaaaatatgcatgACTTAATTGATAAGTACCAACTCAAGGGTCAATTTAGATGGATTGCTGCTCAGACTAATAGGTATCGCAATGGAGAGCTCTACCGTTGCATCGCTGACACGAGGGGAGCCTTTGTTCAGCCTGCTTTGTATGAAGCATTTGGATTAACTGTCATTGAAGCAATGAACTGTGGCTTGCCCACTTTTGCTACCAATCAAGGAGGTCCAGCAGAAATTATTGTTGATGGGGTCTCCGGCTTCCACATTGACCCCCTCAATGGAGATGAATCAAGCAATAAAATTGCTGATTTctttgaaaaatgcaaaatgaATCAATCACAATGGAACGTGATTTCTGCAGCTGGATTGCAGCGCATAAACGAATG CTATACCTGGAAGATTTATGCAAACAAGATGGTAAACATGGGGAACATTTATACCTTTTGGAGACAAGTGAATAAGGAACAAAAGGAGGCAAAGCAGAGATACATTCAGATGTTCTATAATCTTATATTCAAGAATTTG GTTAAGACTGTACCTGTTCCTAGTGATGAACCTCAACAACCAGTGGGCAAGCAGCCGAGTCTCAAATCACGTAGCACGGG ACGTTCACATTCCAGATTGCAAAG GTTATTTGGAAATTAA
- the LOC100789581 gene encoding uncharacterized protein LOC100789581, translating into MLGAVQLGLLAACVVLFVPMGMAGWHLSRNKVLFFSGALFITLAVGVHLTPYFPSVSDFVTSVSSSSVNVVVDDRDSCVSLLHEIVWEVRPRRVFDFELNDNNNSVNYDKSWSWKRSGSVDSCEFQRLKRYDVSVLLNGSWVVIAGDSQARIFALSLLSLVLEPEGMESVKGSLFKRHSDYHTVVDEIGMKLDFMWAPYVTNLTSLVAGFKRNRVYPDLLVMGSGLWHMLHFTNASDYGFSLGLLRSSVTSLLPVSSEFGNDEAVAVSASVRSPHLFWLGMPTLVNSMLNTKEKREKMTDLMWGEYEREVQGSGMLRQFGGPLQLVDIGSLSRNCGIKCTVDGMHYDGVVYEAGVQILLNALLIESHQRL; encoded by the coding sequence ATGTTAGGGGCGGTGCAGTTGGGGCTATTAGCAGCGTGTGTGGTTCTGTTTGTGCCTATGGGCATGGCAGGGTGGCACTTGAGTCGCAACAAGGTTCTCTTCTTCAGTGGCGCACTTTTCATAACTCTCGCAGTTGGGGTTCACCTCACACCTTATTTCCCTTCGGTTTCTGATTTCGTCACATCGGTTTCCTCGTCTTCCGTAAACGTTGTCGTGGACGATCGCGATTCGTGTGTTTCCTTGCTTCACGAGATTGTCTGGGAGGTGAGACCAAGAAGGGTGTTTGACTTTGAGTTAAATGACAACAACAATTCCGTGAATTACGACAAGTCTTGGTCTTGGAAGAGATCAGGTTCCGTTGATTCGTGTGAGTTTCAGAGGCTCAAACGGTACGACGTTTCGGTTTTGCTTAATGGGTCTTGGGTTGTGATCGCTGGGGACTCGCAAGCTCGAATCTTTGCGCTGTCGTTGCTGAGTTTGGTTCTGGAACCGGAGGGTATGGAATCTGTTAAAGGGTCTTTGTTCAAGAGGCATAGTGATTACCACACCGTGGTTGATGAGATTGGAATGAAGTTGGATTTCATGTGGGCACCTTATGTCACCAATTTGACTAGTTTGGTTGCTGGGTTTAAGAGGAATCGCGTTTATCCCGATCTTTTGGTGATGGGTTCTGGATTGTGGCATATGCTGCACTTCACCAATGCTTCGGATTATGGTTTCTCTTTGGGGCTTTTGAGGAGTTCAGTTACTTCATTGCTGCCGGTGTCATCGGAATTTGGCAACGATGAGGCTGTGGCGGTTTCTGCATCGGTTAGATCCCCTCACTTGTTTTGGCTCGGGATGCCAACTTTGGTGAACTCAATGTTGaatacaaaggagaagagggagAAGATGACTGATCTAATGTGGGGAGAATATGAAAGAGAGGTTCAGGGAAGTGGCATGTTGAGGCAGTTTGGGGGTCCACTTCAACTGGTGGATATAGGGTCATTGAGTAGGAATTGTGGGATCAAGTGTACAGTTGATGGGATGCATTATGATGGGGTTGTTTATGAGGCTGGAGTTCAGATTTTGTTGAATGCATTGCTTATTGAATCTCATCAGAGGCTATGA